CAGTATGGCCTTTGCATAAAGTCAAGCCAGTGCAACGAATTGTTGCCTCTACCTACCAATCAGCTAGTGGGGCGGGTGCTTTAGCAATGGCAGAAGTGAAAACCCAAGCTAGTGCTATTTTACAAGGACAATCGCCAGTAGCCGAGGTATTACCTTACCCGTTGGCATTTAATTTATTCCCCCATAACTCCCCATTAAATAATGTGGGATACTGTGAAGAAGAAATGAAAATGGTCAACGAAACTCGGAAAATCTTTGGAACGCAGCAGATCAGAATTACAGCCACTTGTGTACGGGTTCCCGTACTCCGTGCCCATTCAGAAGCGATTAACCTAGAATTTGAAACTCCGTTTAGTCCAGATGCAGCCAGAGAAATTTTAAGTCATTCTCCTGGTGTTAAATTGGTAGAAGATTGGCAGGCAAATCATTTTCCCATGCCAATTGAAGCCACTGGAAAAGATGAAGTTTTAGTGGGAAGAATTCGCCAGGATATTTCTCATCCCTGTGGCTTAGAACTGTGGCTGTGTGGAGATCAAATCCGCAAAGGCGCAGCTTTAAATGCCGTACAAATTGCCGAATTGTTGGTAGAAAAAAATCTGCTAAGACCTGCAAAGGCATACGTTTCGAGTTAGAAAAATAGAAAATTAGATTTCGATAATTCGGGAATCCAAAGATATAAAAAATCAGCGCAAATGTGGGTTTCATCAGCCAAAACACTTTGCGAATAGGTTGTGAAAAAACCAAACCACCAAGATACAAAAAACAAAAAAGGTAATTAGGAGTAAAAATAGGGTGGGAGATTTTGGCAGAGTTTTAACCGCTATGATTACGCCGTTTAAACCAGACGGGAGTGTCAACTATGATGTAGCGGCAGAACTAGCAGCACATCTAGCTAACAATGGTACAGATACATTGGTAGTGTGTGGGACAACAGGAGAATCCCCTACCCTGACTTGGGACGAGGAATACCAGTTGTTTGTAGAAGTATTGCAGTCCGTAGCAGGAAAAGCCCAGGTGATAGCAGGATGTGGTTCCAATTCTACAAAAGAAGCGATCGCCGCTACCCAAAAGGCAGCTAAAATAGGAGTACATGGTTCTTTACAAGTAGTTCCGTATTACAACAAACCGCCCCAAGCTGGACTTTATCAGCACTTTCAGGCGGTAGCACAAGCCTGTCCCGACCTACCGATGTTGTTATATAACGTTCCTGGTCGAACCGGTCAAAATCTCAATGCCGACACAGTTGCCCGATTAGCTAAAATTGATAATATAGTTGGCATTAAAGAAGCTAGTGGCAATTTAGACCAAGCGAGTGAAATTCGTCGCTTGACACCACAAGAATTTCAGATTTACGCTGGAGATGATTCTTTAACCCTGCCCTTGTTAGCGATCGGGGCAAAGGGTGTGGTCAGTGTGGCTTCTCATCTGGTAGGAAACCAACTACAGCAGATGATCCAAGCTTTTAGTGAGGGTAAAACTCAAGTCGCCACCAACATCCATCTCCAACTTTTCCCCTTGTTTAAAGCTTTATTTGTAACGACAAATCCCATTCCGGTGAAAAGCGCTTTGAAACTTCAAGGTTGGGAGGTTGGTTCCACTCGTCCACCACTATGCGACGCTGACTCAGAGGTCAGTCAAAAGTTAGAGGTGGTACTGAAAGAACTTAGTTTAGTCTAAGCAGCAACTTGTGGGGCATCAGCAAGCTTCAGGTTGCCAAAGATACATATAAAGAATGGGCAGAATTGGGATGTTGCCACTGATAGATATACTATCAATCCTTCAGCGATCAAGTCCATTTTATTGAACAAACAATTCAAGATTCTGATTCAAAATTGGCTGCTTTCAGAGTGAGTTCATCGACAGCTAATGTTGTCTTTAATACAAGAGCGCTAACTTTTAACTTAAATTAACCACAAACACAATCTCAGGAGAAAATGGCTAAAAACGAAGCTAACTCCGCCCTCAAAATTATTCCTTTGGGCGGCTTGCATGAAATTGGTAAAAATACCTGTGTTTTCGAGTACGATGAGGAAATTGTCCTGTTAGATGCCGGTTTGGCATTTCCCACAGACGCGATGCATGGGGTAAACATTGTGCTACCTGATACGACGTATCTCCGGGAAAATAGGCATAAAATTAAAGGCATGATCGTTACTCACGGTCATGAAGACCATATCGGCGGGATTGCTTTTCACCTCAAGCAATTTGAAATCCCCGTGATTTATGGACCGAGACTAGCAATGGCCATGCTAGAAGGAAAATTAGAAGAAGCGGGAGTCCGCGATCGCACAGAGTTAAGATCAGTCCTACCCCGTGATGTCGTGCGAATTGGCAAACATTTCTTTGTCGAATACATTCGCAATACCCACTCCATCGCCGATAGCTTTACTGTGGCTATCCATACACCCCTAGGTATAGTCATCCACACAGGGGATTTTAAAATTGACCACACCCCAGTCGATGGTGAACAATTTGACTTACAACGGCTAGCAGAACATGGTGAAAAAGGCGTGCTTTGTCTTTTGAGTGATTCAACTAACTCGGAAGTACCCGGATTTACGCCTTCGGAACGTTCCGTTTACCCCAACCTTGATCGGGTATTCTATCAAGCCACAGGACGACTATTTGTCACTACCTTCGCCTCCAGCGTCCATCGCATCAACATGATTTTGGATCTGGCGAAGAAGCAGAACCGTGTAGTCACCGTGGTCGGGCGTTCCATGTTGAATTTAATTGCTCATGCCCGTAACCTTGGATACATCAAGTGTGAGGATAACCTGTTGCAACCCTTGCAAAGTATCCGCAATCTACCGGACGAAAGGGTGTTAATTTTAACTACTGGCTCCCAGGGTGAACCAATGTCAGCAATGACGCGCATTGCCAACAAAGAACACCCCCATATTAGAATTCGCGAAGGCGATACAGTAGTATTCTCCGCCAACCCGATTCCCGGAAATACTATCGCAGTCGTCAACACCATCGATAAATTGATGGTACAGGGAGCAAAAGTAGTCTACGGTCGCGAAAAAGGAATTCACGTTTCTGGTCACGGCTGTCAAGAAGACCAAAAACTGATGCTGGCCTTAACTAGACCCAAATTCTTTGTCCCATTTCACGGCGAACATCGGATGCTAGTCAAGCACGCCGAAACCGCTCAAAGTATGGGTATCCCCGCAGAAAACATGATCATTATCCAAAATGGGGATGTCGTAGAATTAACCGAAAATTCCATCCGCGTCGCTGGTAAAGTACCATCAGGTATTGAACTGGTGGATACTACTAGTTCGGGTATGGTCAGCGCCAAAGTGTTGCAAGAAAGACAACGTATGGCTTCAGAAGGGATTGTTACCATCGCCGCCGCTATTGATTGGCATGGTAAACTACTGGCGAAACCAGAAATTCACCTGCGGGGTGTCGTCACCAGTATCGAGCGATCGCTCCTGCAAAAATGGGTACAACAGCGCATTGAAGAAATATTGGGCGTTCGCTGGTCAGAATTTACCCAACCGAAAGAAGGTGAGCAAACCGATGTAGACTGGGGTGGATTGCAAGCAACTTTAGAGCGAGAATTACAACGCTCAATTCGCCGGGAATTGCAATGTCAACCAACGGTGACTTTGTTGATGCAAATTCCTGATGAACCGCCGGTGAAGGTTGCTGATGGGAGAAGAAGGCGCACTCGCACTGCAGCGCAGGTAGCATCTTAGGGAATTTGAATTCAAAATTCAAATTGAGGGACAGAATTTCCTCGTCTGTAAAGGGTTGGAGTGGCTTTGCCTTCCACCCTTAATTTTTTGTATATGTCATACAGTTATTTTGGTTCTTGTGTCAAAATACCTCGATGCCAACTCATAATCCTTAACATGGCGAAACAGTCTTAGTAGTAAAATATCCTATACAAATAAGAGTGAATTGAATAAAAATATTGACTAAAGGAGGTATCTAATTGCTAAAAGTACTTGATTTATTTGCAGGTGCTGGTGGATTTAGTCTGGGGTTTAAGCTGGCAGGAAATATCATTATAGGAGCCATAGAAGAAGACCAATGGGCTGCGGAAACGTTTGCATATAATCACAAAGACGCCAAAGTACTTGTTGGAAATATACAAAAATTTTCAGATGAATACTTGATTGGTGAGTTTAAAAAAAATTTACCTGATGTTATTTTAGGTAGTCCACCCTGTCAGGGATACTCAATATGTAGAAAAAATTCTGGTGATCCAAAAGACCCTAGAAACTCTCTTTTTCTAGAATTTATAAGAGTTGGAAATTTATTCAAACCGGAGTTATTAATTATGGAGAACGTGCCTGAACTCATCAAGGCTAAGACCATCTTAGGAGAGCCTGTTATTGAAATTATAAAAGTAGAACTAGAACGAATTGGATATCATGTATACATTAATATCCTGGAAGCTTTTAGATATGGGATACCACAAATAAGACGTAGACTCTTTATTATTGCATCTCGTTATCCGATGAAAAGACCTTTCCCAGAGGCTACTCACTATTTTCCAGATAGTGAACAGTTACAAATTTTTGATTCTACACTCAAATTATGTCCCACATTATGGGATGCCATTTCAGATTTACCTGATATAAATGCTAGAGAAGGTAAGGAAGAAATGAAATATGATAGAGAACCTATTAATGAGTATCAGCATCAAATCCGACTTGGTTCACAAAAAGTCTACAACCACGTAGCAATGAAACATTCAAGGCGAACTATAGAACGTTTTGAATTAATGTCTTGGGGAGACTCACTGGCTGATGTTCCCTACCATTTAAGACCCTATAAAAGAAGTAGTAATGGAATTATCTCTGAAAGGGTATACGATCAAAACAGTAGAAGATTACATCCACATAAACTTTGTCATACTATTCCTGCATCATTTTATGCAAATTTTGTACATCCATATAAAAATAGGAATTTTACTGCTAGAGAGGGCGCAAGAATTCAATCATTTCCAGATTGGTTTGTCTTTAAGGGTAAACCGACAGTTGTAAGTCATAAGCTACTTCAAAGGGAAGGTAGAACAGATGAAAAACATCTCTGCCAATATAATCAAATTGGTAATGCTGTACCGCCACTCTTAGGAAAATTAATTGCTGAAAATATTCAGAAATAAAATAAACAATTATGCTAGTACATGGAGCAAATTTAAGTACAAAAGAGAATCATAAAACCAAGTATAAGGATTCTGTAAGTAAACAATATTTAGCTGAAATTCGGTCTAAATATAATAATTGGCACAAGCAGAATATAGATTTAGTAGGTCCTTGTCTGATTGGCCATGAGACTGATATAGAAACAGTAAAACAACGTGTAGCTTTTTTTGAGGAATATAAAAACTTTATTGATCAACAGAATTATGCTGAAAAATTTGACTCTAGATCAAACTTACACTCAAGTGCTTTAGAAGAGTTTTTATACTATTTGTTTAAGGATATGGTGAGTGATTTTGGAGACCGGGCACTGATGGGTAAATCTCATACTTTCAAGGATATTTTCTTTGCGGCTCCCAGTTACGCCAAAATGTTGGAGACACCTTACGCAAGAATTGAGAAAAAAGATCATGATTTTGTTATAGGAGTCACAGTTTTAGCTTCTTTGCAGACCAGTAAATCTGGTTTATCCACGATACAAGTTGATGATTCAGATTCCGAAAAACAAACTGAAGTAGTAAATGATTCAGAAGAAAAAGCTTCAGACATTCTCAAAGAATTAGAGCAAAATAGAAACAAGAGAATAGACAGCGGAGTGGTAGTACCTGCTGAAAGCTTATCGGCATTTAGTAAAACGTTGAATGCTGGTAATTCAGAAGAGCATTTCTTTGATATTCCTGTAGTTGCAATAGAGTGCAAAACCTATCTTGATAAAACAATGTTAGAAGGCTCATCCAGAGCAGCCGAAGAAGTGAAGGCTCGAAATCCAAACGGATTATATATTGTGGTGATGGAGTGGCTCAAGCTTTCTGATGCAGTTAATTTACGAAAATACAAAGTTGATCAAATTTATGTCTTACGTAAACAAAAAAACACCGATAGAGAATATAGATACCTTGATAACTACGTTAAGAATCCAATTGATCATCATGTAGTGTGGCATCTGTTTGATAGTGTACGGAAACACTTAACTACAGACTGGGCAGGTGGTGTAGAGCAAGGACTCAAACGTGGTTGGCTGATTTAATAGATAACCCAAGTTGCTTTTAGAGAAAAATTTGTCGCCTGTACAACTCACTGCTGATCAATCCAGATGATTATCCAGGGGGAATAGGTATTTGGGCGGCGCTACCAACAGCAATTAGCACAGATGCCAACACCCACACTTAGACCTGAGTTACTTCGCGAAAAATCCCCACAAAAAGTACTTCTTTGGCAAGTGCGGTGTTGATTCTAACTCTTTGCGTGAGATAAATTGATAATACATGAAGAACAAAGAAACTGTAAAAGCTTGGAAAAACAAGAAACAAATACAAAATCAAAAAGTGTGCTATGACACAAGTTATATCAAAGCTAGTAAATTTTGATGAATTTATAACCTGGTATCCCAACAACGGAATACCCTATGAATTACACAATGGAACAATTGTTGAGATGGCACCACCAACAGGCGATCATGAGAAAGTTGTGGCATTTTTAGCACGTAAACTAACTGTGGAGTTTGACAGACTTGCACTACCCTATGCGATTCCTAAAACTGCATTTGTTAGACCACCTAAAGCTGAGTCAGCTTATTCACCTGATGTCTTGTTATTAAATCTTGATCATCTTAATAATGAACCCTTGTGGCAAAAATCATCAACAGTCAGCCAAAGTGCATCAGTTCCTTTAGTAATTGAAGTAGTTAGTACCAATTGGCGTGATGATTACCACAAAAAATATGCTGATTATGAACAAATGGGTATAGCTGAATATTGGATTGCTGATTATGCTGCGTTGGGTGGACGTAATTTTATTGGCAATCCTAAAAGTCCTACTATATTTGTATGCCAGCTTATTGATGGTGAATACCAAATGAATCATTTTAGAGGTAATGCTGCAATTGTTTCCCCTACTTTTCCTCAACTAAATTTAACTGCTCAACAGATTTTTGATGCGGCTTTGTAGGCAAAAATTAAATTTTAATTGCTTAATTTTTAATTTTTTTTCAGGAATTAGGGGTAGCTTCTACAACTATTAAATTAGCGATTGAGCCAAATAAAGTTAGAGCATGTTTGAAAAGTTCTCGGCGAATGAAGGTGACAACTACTATCCTCTAAGACAATGGTATTGACATCAATCGCCTCCTATGCTTCCTGCAAGTTCAAAACACCCAGTGCAATTAAAAAGGCTGACCCCACTAAGGCGATGGTGGCGCGGTTCATGGGTAAACCAGCAATATCGCCCAAGGCTAACCCCAGGTAAGTCAGTCGCTACACGAACAATCCATGAATTGCAAATTGCATGATAATCACTGAGTCGTTGCGAGCAGTGATGTTTTAGTGACGAGACTCCCTCAGCGTACCGGATTCAGCCACGATCCCAATTATTTACAACAGTGATATTGATACTCAAGAGAAATACTGCCAAAAATTTACTATATTAAGTTTTGTAAATGTTACCAAAAAACCTACCATAAGATAGATGTCTTCACTAAAATTTAAAGTGGGTCAAGTTATGAAGAAGATCTGTTTACTACACTTTCGCTTTCAGGGAAATTGCGTTTAACTTGACGTAGTAAGAAATATGTTCTGACTTAAGTGGCTACGGACACAATTCTGCCCACATCTGGGTTAGGACAGCATTTTTCCGGTAAAGGTTGTTTCCACGTTGTATATCTTCACTGGAAAGGTGAATACCCTCACAAAAATAGAGGACTAATCATGAAGGTATTTCATAATACCACAAAAAGAATTTTTCTTGCAAGCTGGGTATCGATAAATCCATCAGAAGCGAGTAACACTCATCTACCCCAGCAGCAAGATTCTAGTTTCAAGCGTTATTGTGATATTTTGCAACCCCTACGACAGCGGGTAGACAGCATTCAAGTCCAAGATCGCCAATTAGCTCATCGCTTGTGCAAAGTGATCCCGGCTCAATGTCCTTTTGAGCGCGATGTCAAATTGTTCGGTAAGACCATATTTCATATTCCTCCCATGTGTAAGCTCAACCCCTTATATGAAGAAGTAGTGGGCTTACGTTTCCGAGCGCTGTGCTATCTAGCGGACGAATGCGGCGAGGATGTATCGCAGTATTGTTGAGTGTTGCGTCAAAAGTCAAGTGTCAAGAGTCAAATGTCCAGAGTTTAATCTGGACGTTTGACTCTTGACTTTGGACTTTTGATTAACAGGACTTACTTACGTGTCAAATTTAAAGAATGGTGCGTGACGCCACAAGTCTTGTGACTACGTACAATATTTATCGCTGCGTCACGCACCCTACGATTATTATTGTGCCCGCAGAGTAGGTCTTAACTAATTTTTAATTCGCCTGACTTGCCATTTTTGGATTGCTTCTTGAGCATCTTCATAGGCTGATGTCGTCTCTGGGACTAAGGCGGCTGTTTCAATGGCTGCATTCAGTTCTCCTTTGCGGGCGCGAGTTTTGGCCATTTCTAAAATTTTTTCACTCCATTTATTAATGGATTTTTGCGCCATGTCGAAGCCTGGTTGACCTGGTGATACTTTTTTGGCTACTTCGATGGCACGATTGTAGGTGGATGCCTGTTCTGGACGAATTAAGGCGTTAGCTGCGTCTAAAAGGGTTTTGTTGCTGACAAATTGCTTGGCTTCTAGTCGCCATTGGTTAATTGCTGCTTGTGCTGGGGGATAAATTGGTAAGTCTTTGGTGATTAATTGAGCAGCGGCGATGGCGTGTGTATATTGTTTTTGTTTAGCACGACCCTCGGCTAAATCTAAAATCATCTGGCTCCAAATCTGAATATTTTCTTGAGCTTGTTCGTAGCGCGGTTCACCTGGTGTAATTTTACGGGCTGTGGCGATCGCCACGCTCAAATCGCTAGCTTGTGTTTGTTGGAGCGACATTTTGGCTAGCTCTAATACTGCTTGATTTCGTTTTTGAGTCTCGGAATTAGCAGCTATTTGGGTGCTTTTTTGGGTTTTTGGTGGAGTTGGTGTGGTGGATTGGGAAACTGAGCGGCTATTTGGTATTGTCTTGACAACTTGGCTATCACTAGTAGCGGTATTGGGCGCTGTTCTTAATATTTGTTGACCTTTAAATCCTGTCTGATTGCGGAGAAAAACTACTGTGATTAATCCTAATAGCAGGATACTGCCTCCACACCACCATAAAAATTGTTGCCAAAATGGGGTTTTGGATTGACTCAAATGTGATGGAGAAAGGGAAGATCTCGAAGAAGTCGGGATATACCTTCCGCTTCCACCTACTTCTGGGGAAGCTGGGAGTATTTGGGATGGCTGAGGAAATTTTTGATTTTGGTTAACAAGTGGTTGGGTAATTCCCTCAGAAGCTGTACCTGGAAGTTTTTGTCTGTGGGAGTTTTCGATCCCTTGTTTGGATTTGGGGGTAACGGTGGTTTCTACTCCTTGATTTTCTTTCGATCTACCCGTTTTTTGTCTGGGAGGGGAATTTTCTGTCAGGGAGGGAGCCGCAAAAGACACAGCAAAGGATTCTTCAGGAAAAATAATTGGAGCAACTTCGCTGTTGGCTAGTGTGTGATTGCTACCGAATTGCGGCAAGATGGATTGCTGTGGGAATGGGATGACAGTGACAGGATTTTGTGTGGGGCGCCAATGGTGTTGACATAATTCGGGGGTGCGAAGGCTCAGGTAATTTGCTAGTTCTGTCAAGCTACTACCA
The Gloeotrichia echinulata CP02 DNA segment above includes these coding regions:
- a CDS encoding aspartate-semialdehyde dehydrogenase, with amino-acid sequence MSKSYSVAILGATGAVGTELLELLESRNFPVANLKLLASEKSAGRTLKFKGENLAVEPVSDRAFEHVDIVLASAGGSTSKTWASIAQKQGAVVIDNSSAFRMNPEVPLVVPEVNPQAAATHQGIIANPNCTTILMAVAVWPLHKVKPVQRIVASTYQSASGAGALAMAEVKTQASAILQGQSPVAEVLPYPLAFNLFPHNSPLNNVGYCEEEMKMVNETRKIFGTQQIRITATCVRVPVLRAHSEAINLEFETPFSPDAAREILSHSPGVKLVEDWQANHFPMPIEATGKDEVLVGRIRQDISHPCGLELWLCGDQIRKGAALNAVQIAELLVEKNLLRPAKAYVSS
- the dapA gene encoding 4-hydroxy-tetrahydrodipicolinate synthase; protein product: MGDFGRVLTAMITPFKPDGSVNYDVAAELAAHLANNGTDTLVVCGTTGESPTLTWDEEYQLFVEVLQSVAGKAQVIAGCGSNSTKEAIAATQKAAKIGVHGSLQVVPYYNKPPQAGLYQHFQAVAQACPDLPMLLYNVPGRTGQNLNADTVARLAKIDNIVGIKEASGNLDQASEIRRLTPQEFQIYAGDDSLTLPLLAIGAKGVVSVASHLVGNQLQQMIQAFSEGKTQVATNIHLQLFPLFKALFVTTNPIPVKSALKLQGWEVGSTRPPLCDADSEVSQKLEVVLKELSLV
- a CDS encoding ribonuclease J; translation: MAKNEANSALKIIPLGGLHEIGKNTCVFEYDEEIVLLDAGLAFPTDAMHGVNIVLPDTTYLRENRHKIKGMIVTHGHEDHIGGIAFHLKQFEIPVIYGPRLAMAMLEGKLEEAGVRDRTELRSVLPRDVVRIGKHFFVEYIRNTHSIADSFTVAIHTPLGIVIHTGDFKIDHTPVDGEQFDLQRLAEHGEKGVLCLLSDSTNSEVPGFTPSERSVYPNLDRVFYQATGRLFVTTFASSVHRINMILDLAKKQNRVVTVVGRSMLNLIAHARNLGYIKCEDNLLQPLQSIRNLPDERVLILTTGSQGEPMSAMTRIANKEHPHIRIREGDTVVFSANPIPGNTIAVVNTIDKLMVQGAKVVYGREKGIHVSGHGCQEDQKLMLALTRPKFFVPFHGEHRMLVKHAETAQSMGIPAENMIIIQNGDVVELTENSIRVAGKVPSGIELVDTTSSGMVSAKVLQERQRMASEGIVTIAAAIDWHGKLLAKPEIHLRGVVTSIERSLLQKWVQQRIEEILGVRWSEFTQPKEGEQTDVDWGGLQATLERELQRSIRRELQCQPTVTLLMQIPDEPPVKVADGRRRRTRTAAQVAS
- a CDS encoding DNA cytosine methyltransferase → MLKVLDLFAGAGGFSLGFKLAGNIIIGAIEEDQWAAETFAYNHKDAKVLVGNIQKFSDEYLIGEFKKNLPDVILGSPPCQGYSICRKNSGDPKDPRNSLFLEFIRVGNLFKPELLIMENVPELIKAKTILGEPVIEIIKVELERIGYHVYINILEAFRYGIPQIRRRLFIIASRYPMKRPFPEATHYFPDSEQLQIFDSTLKLCPTLWDAISDLPDINAREGKEEMKYDREPINEYQHQIRLGSQKVYNHVAMKHSRRTIERFELMSWGDSLADVPYHLRPYKRSSNGIISERVYDQNSRRLHPHKLCHTIPASFYANFVHPYKNRNFTAREGARIQSFPDWFVFKGKPTVVSHKLLQREGRTDEKHLCQYNQIGNAVPPLLGKLIAENIQK
- a CDS encoding Bpu10I family restriction endonuclease, with protein sequence MLVHGANLSTKENHKTKYKDSVSKQYLAEIRSKYNNWHKQNIDLVGPCLIGHETDIETVKQRVAFFEEYKNFIDQQNYAEKFDSRSNLHSSALEEFLYYLFKDMVSDFGDRALMGKSHTFKDIFFAAPSYAKMLETPYARIEKKDHDFVIGVTVLASLQTSKSGLSTIQVDDSDSEKQTEVVNDSEEKASDILKELEQNRNKRIDSGVVVPAESLSAFSKTLNAGNSEEHFFDIPVVAIECKTYLDKTMLEGSSRAAEEVKARNPNGLYIVVMEWLKLSDAVNLRKYKVDQIYVLRKQKNTDREYRYLDNYVKNPIDHHVVWHLFDSVRKHLTTDWAGGVEQGLKRGWLI
- a CDS encoding Uma2 family endonuclease produces the protein MTQVISKLVNFDEFITWYPNNGIPYELHNGTIVEMAPPTGDHEKVVAFLARKLTVEFDRLALPYAIPKTAFVRPPKAESAYSPDVLLLNLDHLNNEPLWQKSSTVSQSASVPLVIEVVSTNWRDDYHKKYADYEQMGIAEYWIADYAALGGRNFIGNPKSPTIFVCQLIDGEYQMNHFRGNAAIVSPTFPQLNLTAQQIFDAAL
- a CDS encoding Mo-dependent nitrogenase C-terminal domain-containing protein produces the protein MKVFHNTTKRIFLASWVSINPSEASNTHLPQQQDSSFKRYCDILQPLRQRVDSIQVQDRQLAHRLCKVIPAQCPFERDVKLFGKTIFHIPPMCKLNPLYEEVVGLRFRALCYLADECGEDVSQYC
- a CDS encoding caspase family protein encodes the protein MANYWAIAIGINQYNLFQPLDCAQADAEALKDFLATEAGFMPQKCLLMTDTSPPMGDRSTYPTKENILLLLEDLAAACWQPQDHVWLFFSGYGINYKGQDYLMPVAGNPDLVQETGIELRSLMQSLQLAQLNVLLILDINRAFGTQADAPVGQETIEIAQELQVATILSCQPEQFSHESSELGHGFFTAGLLAALRSGHGSSLTELANYLSLRTPELCQHHWRPTQNPVTVIPFPQQSILPQFGSNHTLANSEVAPIIFPEESFAVSFAAPSLTENSPPRQKTGRSKENQGVETTVTPKSKQGIENSHRQKLPGTASEGITQPLVNQNQKFPQPSQILPASPEVGGSGRYIPTSSRSSLSPSHLSQSKTPFWQQFLWWCGGSILLLGLITVVFLRNQTGFKGQQILRTAPNTATSDSQVVKTIPNSRSVSQSTTPTPPKTQKSTQIAANSETQKRNQAVLELAKMSLQQTQASDLSVAIATARKITPGEPRYEQAQENIQIWSQMILDLAEGRAKQKQYTHAIAAAQLITKDLPIYPPAQAAINQWRLEAKQFVSNKTLLDAANALIRPEQASTYNRAIEVAKKVSPGQPGFDMAQKSINKWSEKILEMAKTRARKGELNAAIETAALVPETTSAYEDAQEAIQKWQVRRIKN